In the genome of Synergistaceae bacterium, one region contains:
- a CDS encoding AMP-binding protein, whose product MRLEDIIIPNLESNQSENCYWVDGVWHTRGELLNIVNNCEKVLKRAGFSRGQRLVVMLRNSPLIPAISLAVWKLGGIFCPLNEKSGYESLAGTLELIKPFAVISGHDIEGLKWPCFTCDLNADTLPEITGKTQPPEPDSANYAVMFSTSGTTGLPKAVPLTHENLYSNCIATNKMVESISGKDTFLNVLPNFHSFGYTLTIIFPLLINAKIACVPSFLPPSLTIRALTEAKIDVMYVVPAIMSFLLMSVEKGKMPPEPLSRIRIICTGGDKLNPNVHKQAINFLGRDIMEGYGLTETSPVICMNKDCITQRTGSIGQVIDGYDYKLRTREGQDTTDNEGVLWVKGASVTPGYFHAPEITAERFDSEGFFNTGDYVKIDSDGFVYILDRVTDIIIVGGFNVYPQEVEKVLAEHPAVRQAVVVGMPHDINGQIPKAYILLEEGADDSSEQKRDIIRFAKEKLAHFKVPRAVEFVNEFPLSGTGKILRRVLRDMAAKEH is encoded by the coding sequence ATGAGACTTGAAGATATAATTATCCCCAATCTTGAGTCAAATCAATCTGAAAATTGTTACTGGGTTGACGGAGTCTGGCACACTCGCGGGGAATTGCTGAATATCGTAAATAATTGCGAAAAAGTTTTAAAGCGTGCTGGATTCTCTCGCGGTCAAAGACTTGTAGTCATGCTGAGAAATTCGCCGTTGATTCCTGCTATATCGCTTGCAGTGTGGAAATTAGGCGGTATTTTCTGCCCATTGAACGAGAAATCCGGTTATGAGTCATTAGCCGGCACTCTTGAATTAATCAAACCTTTTGCAGTAATTTCCGGTCATGACATAGAGGGACTCAAATGGCCGTGTTTCACGTGTGATTTAAACGCTGACACATTGCCGGAGATAACTGGAAAGACTCAGCCTCCCGAACCTGACTCGGCAAATTACGCGGTTATGTTTTCGACTTCAGGCACGACAGGACTTCCCAAAGCTGTACCGCTGACTCACGAGAATTTATACAGCAACTGCATAGCAACAAATAAAATGGTCGAGTCAATCAGCGGCAAAGATACATTTTTGAACGTCCTGCCAAATTTTCACTCATTCGGTTATACGCTGACGATAATATTTCCCCTTCTGATTAACGCGAAAATTGCTTGTGTTCCGTCGTTCCTGCCGCCGTCATTGACGATAAGAGCATTAACAGAAGCAAAAATTGATGTAATGTATGTTGTTCCTGCGATAATGTCATTTTTGTTAATGTCCGTCGAAAAAGGGAAAATGCCCCCGGAGCCTTTATCACGAATTAGAATAATCTGCACAGGCGGCGACAAATTGAATCCTAACGTACATAAGCAGGCGATAAATTTTTTAGGGCGCGACATCATGGAAGGCTACGGACTCACGGAAACATCGCCGGTTATCTGCATGAATAAAGACTGTATCACACAAAGAACGGGCAGCATAGGCCAAGTAATTGACGGCTACGATTATAAGCTGCGAACACGAGAAGGCCAAGACACAACAGATAATGAAGGCGTTTTATGGGTGAAGGGAGCTTCAGTAACACCGGGGTATTTTCACGCGCCTGAAATTACAGCAGAAAGATTTGACTCTGAAGGATTCTTCAACACGGGCGATTACGTAAAAATTGACTCAGACGGCTTTGTTTATATTCTTGACAGAGTAACAGATATTATTATTGTCGGAGGCTTCAACGTTTACCCGCAGGAAGTCGAAAAAGTTTTAGCAGAACATCCGGCAGTACGTCAAGCAGTTGTTGTAGGAATGCCGCACGATATTAACGGACAAATACCGAAGGCTTATATTTTGCTTGAAGAAGGGGCAGACGACAGCAGCGAACAAAAACGCGACATTATAAGATTCGCGAAGGAGAAATTAGCACACTTCAAAGTTCCGAGAGCTGTAGAATTTGTGAATGAATTTCCGTTATCAGGCACGGGAAAAATTTTAAGACGGGTCTTACGTGATATGGCCGCAAAAGAGCATTAA